Proteins from a single region of Paenibacillus sp. BIHB 4019:
- a CDS encoding FAD-dependent oxidoreductase: MRKLVILGGGYGGLAIVEELIEKHIPLDVSIVLIDRMPFQGLKTEYYALAAGTVSDLELRVKFPVDSRVSTVYGEVDNLDLENKLVYLEQQDPISYDWLVIGLGCTDKYHGIEGAETFSTSIQTFSAARKTYQQLNDVKPYGQVSIVGGGLSGVEVAAELRESRPDLNIRIIDRGAGVMSAFPGKLQLFVAEWFKGHEVEMLGNVSLCKLEQGVLHDHNSSKPLLSDVTVWTAGIQPVPIVQRLDLPKDNQGRLIIDEHHQLPSHSGVFIVGDCAALPFSPSGQAAGAQGKQIAEVMQAIWHDKTPRLGKIKLKGVLGSLGKKSGFGIMGGTPLMGRVPRLVKSGILWRSKRHFG, translated from the coding sequence ATGAGAAAATTAGTAATTTTAGGCGGCGGCTACGGCGGCCTTGCCATTGTTGAAGAACTGATCGAGAAGCATATCCCGCTGGATGTGTCTATCGTTCTGATTGACCGCATGCCGTTCCAAGGCTTGAAGACGGAATATTATGCTCTAGCTGCCGGTACCGTGTCCGACCTTGAGCTGCGCGTCAAGTTCCCGGTGGACTCGCGAGTCAGCACCGTTTATGGCGAAGTTGACAATCTTGATCTTGAAAATAAGCTGGTTTATCTGGAGCAGCAAGACCCGATCTCCTACGATTGGCTCGTCATTGGCCTTGGCTGCACAGACAAATACCATGGCATTGAAGGAGCAGAGACGTTCTCTACGAGCATTCAGACGTTTTCTGCTGCACGCAAAACGTATCAACAGCTTAATGACGTCAAGCCTTACGGACAGGTGTCAATCGTAGGCGGCGGGCTCAGCGGCGTTGAAGTAGCTGCCGAGCTGCGCGAAAGCCGTCCCGATTTGAACATTCGCATTATTGACCGCGGCGCAGGCGTCATGTCCGCTTTCCCAGGCAAGCTGCAATTGTTCGTCGCGGAATGGTTTAAAGGCCATGAAGTGGAAATGCTCGGCAATGTTTCCCTTTGCAAGCTTGAGCAGGGCGTCCTGCACGACCACAATTCCAGCAAGCCGCTGCTGAGCGATGTAACGGTATGGACGGCAGGCATTCAGCCGGTGCCGATCGTGCAGCGTCTGGATTTGCCGAAGGATAATCAAGGAAGGCTGATTATCGATGAGCATCATCAGCTCCCTTCCCACAGCGGCGTATTCATTGTCGGAGATTGTGCTGCACTGCCCTTCTCTCCAAGCGGACAGGCGGCTGGCGCGCAAGGCAAACAAATTGCTGAAGTCATGCAAGCCATTTGGCATGACAAAACGCCCCGGCTTGGCAAAATCAAGCTCAAGGGCGTTCTCGGTTCGCTCGGCAAAAAGAGCGGCTTTGGCATTATGGGCGGCACACCGCTTATGGGCCGTGTACCGCGCCTCGTAAAGAGCGGCATTTTATGGCGGTCCAAGCGGCACTTCGGTTAA
- a CDS encoding YuzB family protein, with the protein MFKTMIEYCTSNAHHGTVDIMQKFEQEDLYEITEYGCLGNCGECYLKPFALVEGEIVAADTIDELYGKIHEAIIRQETDRDALDKLLDDL; encoded by the coding sequence ATGTTTAAGACAATGATTGAATATTGTACTAGCAATGCCCACCATGGAACCGTGGACATTATGCAGAAATTCGAGCAAGAAGATCTCTACGAAATTACAGAATATGGCTGTCTCGGCAACTGCGGCGAATGCTACTTAAAGCCGTTTGCCCTCGTCGAGGGGGAAATTGTCGCCGCCGATACCATTGATGAATTATATGGCAAAATTCATGAAGCTATTATTCGCCAAGAGACCGATCGTGACGCACTAGACAAGCTGCTGGACGATCTTTAA
- a CDS encoding NifU family protein: MSEQAQSTMYDEVLDVLDKLRPFLQRDGGDVELVDVEDGIIKLRLMGACGSCPSSTITLKAGIERALLEEVEGVVEVVQVF; the protein is encoded by the coding sequence ATGAGTGAACAAGCACAAAGCACAATGTACGATGAAGTATTGGACGTACTGGATAAATTGCGTCCGTTCCTGCAGCGCGATGGAGGAGACGTTGAGCTCGTAGACGTTGAGGACGGTATCATTAAGCTTCGCCTGATGGGTGCATGCGGCAGCTGCCCAAGCTCCACCATCACGCTGAAAGCTGGTATTGAGCGCGCACTGCTTGAAGAGGTTGAGGGCGTAGTCGAAGTCGTTCAAGTATTCTAA
- a CDS encoding SDR family oxidoreductase yields the protein MNGKTALVTGSAKGLGKRTALQLAQQGSHIVINYFKSEQEAQQTKKEIEQLGVSATIVQADLSTPEGATKLADEAASWRGGIDILVNNAGPFVRERRLFADYDFAAISDMLNSNLLSVMLLDHKLLSGMRSRGWGRIIHFGFGHAGEARSWPHRAVYAAAKTGLVSFTKSLAVEEAAYGITVNMIGPGDIRGANKERTIAEVEGQEDEESPLGRPGTGEDVARVITFLCERRSDFLTGNIINVTGGFDPIRPNIKGL from the coding sequence TTGAACGGGAAAACGGCGCTTGTCACGGGAAGCGCCAAAGGGCTTGGCAAAAGAACCGCATTGCAGCTTGCGCAGCAGGGAAGTCATATCGTCATTAATTATTTTAAGAGCGAACAGGAAGCCCAGCAAACGAAAAAAGAAATCGAACAACTCGGCGTAAGCGCTACCATTGTGCAGGCGGATCTTTCAACGCCGGAAGGCGCGACGAAGCTGGCCGATGAAGCGGCAAGCTGGAGAGGCGGCATTGATATTTTGGTCAACAATGCGGGACCGTTTGTCAGGGAGCGGCGGCTGTTTGCCGACTATGATTTTGCCGCTATATCGGACATGCTTAACAGCAATTTGCTCAGCGTTATGCTGCTCGATCATAAGCTGCTTTCAGGCATGCGGAGCCGTGGCTGGGGAAGGATCATTCATTTCGGCTTTGGACACGCGGGTGAAGCGCGGTCATGGCCCCACCGAGCAGTATATGCGGCAGCCAAAACCGGACTCGTCTCCTTTACCAAATCGCTTGCCGTTGAAGAAGCTGCTTATGGCATTACCGTCAATATGATTGGGCCTGGCGATATTCGCGGAGCGAACAAGGAACGGACGATTGCTGAGGTAGAAGGCCAGGAGGATGAGGAATCGCCGCTTGGCAGACCCGGAACAGGAGAAGATGTTGCTCGGGTGATCACCTTTCTATGCGAAAGGCGGTCGGATTTTTTAACGGGGAATATTATTAATGTGACGGGCGGATTTGATCCGATTCGTCCTAATATTAAAGGACTGTGA
- a CDS encoding Cthe_2314 family HEPN domain-containing protein yields the protein MLRFLFDEPERALEGRHGETVRLMEQFISQLQGKVEAGKDVDHKLRTYEIWTRGLISSLNELEQSHYATIRFKQKIKSSSVSQMQADEYLMYQRYVYFDKNAFIRVFALLDKIGILLNDLLAMKTERIKPHFSYFTVLRNMRDRGVHRTLTGGLDEVKSLTQEPMARLRKRRNAEIHYMNSEMLDDLVQSHKGYGLEVKLENIMAQSQDLAAGVAMVTDTLYLTFQYACGYIRKR from the coding sequence ATGTTGCGATTTCTGTTTGACGAGCCAGAGCGGGCATTAGAGGGACGACACGGTGAGACGGTGCGTTTAATGGAGCAATTTATATCGCAGCTTCAGGGCAAGGTAGAGGCGGGCAAGGATGTGGATCATAAGCTTCGGACGTATGAGATATGGACGCGCGGTTTGATTTCTTCCTTGAATGAGCTGGAGCAAAGCCATTATGCAACCATTCGCTTCAAGCAGAAAATCAAATCCAGCTCAGTCAGCCAAATGCAAGCTGACGAGTACCTTATGTATCAGCGTTATGTTTATTTTGACAAAAATGCTTTCATTCGCGTATTTGCTTTGCTCGATAAAATAGGCATTTTGCTCAATGATTTGCTCGCCATGAAGACAGAGCGGATTAAACCGCATTTTTCCTATTTTACGGTGCTGCGGAATATGCGGGATCGCGGTGTCCATCGGACGCTGACAGGTGGACTTGATGAGGTCAAAAGCTTAACGCAGGAGCCAATGGCCCGCCTGAGGAAACGGCGCAATGCCGAAATCCATTATATGAATTCTGAAATGCTCGATGATCTTGTTCAAAGCCATAAAGGCTATGGACTCGAAGTAAAGCTTGAAAACATCATGGCGCAGTCACAGGACCTGGCGGCTGGAGTAGCAATGGTGACCGACACTTTATATCTTACGTTCCAGTACGCTTGCGGTTATATACGAAAAAGATAG